GCTCCTTCATCGCCTTTTTGATATTGCTGTGGCCGGTCTTGCCCATGAAGCTTTTGCCGCCGTGCGCATCGATCTCGTCGTACATATTTTGCGAGCATTTGACCTCGCCGAGAACTCGCGGATTTTTCATCGCAAGGCTATATAGATAGGCTAGTTCGTCGCCTTTTATGTTGCGTTTTTTGGTTAGAACCGCAATGCGGTCGCCGTCGCCGTCAAAACCGAATCCTATGTCAAATTCGCCCTTTAGCGCGGCCTTTAGGTCGCTTAAATTTTTCTCCTCGCTAGGGTCTGGGTGATGGTTTGGGAAGTTGCCGTCGGGCTGGGCATATAAAATTTGAGCGTTCAAATTTAACGCCTCGCAAATTTCGGGCAGAACCGCTCCGACCGCGCCGTTTGCGCAGTCGATGACGATTTTAAGCGGCAAGGCTTTTAGATGTGCAAACTGTTCTATAAGAAAATTTTTATAAGGCGTCGCGATGTCGAATTTCTCGGCTCTCAAATCATCGGGGATTTGCGTTTTTGCCGCGATGCCTGCTAGCACGGCGACTTTTAACTTTTGCAAATCCTCGCCGAAGTAACTATCCTTAAAAATCGTGATTTTAAAGCCGTTGTACTCTTTTGGATTATGAGAGCCGGTTATCATTACGTTTGCGTCAAATTTATCCGAAAACACGCTAAAATACCCGACCGGCGTCGGCAGTAAGCCGATATTGTAGACCCTGATCCCGGCTAAATTTAGCCCGCTAACCAGCCAGCCAAAAATCTCATTTGCACTTAGCCTAGCATCATACCCCACGCTAACGTTTTTTGCGCCTCGTCGTAGCATTTCTCGGCCCAAATTTAACCCGATCGCTTTGACGCTCGTTTCGTTTAGATCGCGCTCGTAAATGCCGCGTATATCGTATTCTCTAAAAATTTCTTGTATCATAAATTTTTTATCTTTTAATTAAATAATTTTAGGATTATAGATAAAAAGAAGTTAAATTTTTATTAATTTTAGCCATTTTTTAGAAATTTGAGATTTTAGAGATTTACCCGACGGAAAGTCGGGTAAATTCGGGCTACATCATGCCGCCCATACCACCCATTCCGCCCATGTCAGGCATTGCAGGCATTGCTTTTTCTTCTTTTATCTCGCTGATAGTTGCCTCAGTTGTTAGTAGTAAGCTAGCCACACTAACAGCGTTTTGAAGCGCAACTCTCTCAACTTTCACTGGATCGATGATGCCAGCTTCAAACATATTTACATATTCGCCAGTTGCAGCGTTAAAGCCAAAATTTGCATCTTTGCTTGTCTCAACTGCGTTTGCTACTACGCCTGCGTCAAAGCCAGCGTTTTCAGCGATTTGGCGAAGTGGAGCACGAAGCGCTCTTCTAACGATCTCAGCACCGATTGCCTCATCTCCTTGTAAATTTAGATTTACACTCTTTGAAGCAAGGATAAGAGCTGAACCGCCACCTACTACGATGCCCTCTTCAACAGCTGCACGAGTAGCACTTAGAGCGTCATCTACGCGGTCTTTTTTCTCTTTCATCTCAGTCTCAGTCGCAGCACCTACTTTGATAACTGCCACGCCACCGCTTAGTTTTGCAAGGCGCTCTTGAAGTTTTTCTTTGTCATAGTCGCTTGTAGTCTCTGCGATTTGCGCTTTGATCTGAGTTATTCTAGCGTCGATCACTGACTTCTCGCCTGCGCCATTTACGATAGTTGTGTTATCTTTGTCGATAACTACGCTTGAAGCTTGACCAAGGTCGTTTATAGTAGCGCTTTCTAGTGTTCTGCCTAGCTCTTCGCTGATGACTTCGCCACCTGTTAAGATAGCAATATCTTCAAGCATCGCTTTTCTTCTGTCGCCAAAGCCAGGAGCTTTAACAGCTGAGATGTTTAGCACGCCGCGAAGTTTATTTACAACAAGCGTTGCAAGTGCCTCGCCCTCGATATCTTCAGCAATAATTAGAAGTGGTTTGCCACTTTTTTGTACTTGCTCAAGCACTGGAAGTAAGTCTTTTAAATTTGTAATCTTCTTGTCAAATAGCAATATGAATGGATTGCTTAGCTCAACTTGCATTTTTTCAGGGTTTGTGATGAAATATGGGCTTAGGTATCCGCGGTCAAACTGCATACCCTCAACAACGCTTAGCTCGTCTTGGATAGACTTTGCCTCTTCTACTGTTATAACGCCATCTTTGCCGACTTTCTCCATCGCATCAGCGATAAGCTTGCCGATGCTCTCGTCTGAGTTTGCAGAGATAGTAGCGATCTGAGCGATCTCCTTTGAGCCTGATACTTTTTTAGAGATATTTTTTAGTGCATCTATAAGCGCTGCTACTTCTTTATCCATGCCACGTTTTACTTCGATAGGATTTGCGCCAGCAGTTACGTTTCTAAGACCCTCTTTAAATATCGCATGAGCTAGTACAGTAGCTGTTGTAGTGCCGTCGCCTGCTTGGTCGTTTGTCTTGCTTGCTACTTCTCTAACTAGGCTTGCACCCATGTTTTCGATAGTATCTTTTAGCTCAACCTCTTTAGCCACACTAACGCCGTCTTTTGTGATGTTTGGAGCGCCAAAGCTCTTTTGGATAAGGACATTTCTGCCTCTTGGTCCCATTGTCACTTTCACAGCATCATTTAGTTTTTTTACGCCCTCGTATAGGCGGTTTCTTGCATCATCAGAGTAAAAAATTTCTTTTGCCATTGTTTTTCCTTTTTAAATTATTTAATCACGCCTAAAATATCGTCGATGTTTAAAACAAGATATGTTTTATCATCTAAATTTATCTCAGTGCCACCGTATTTTGCAAATACAACTTTATCACCAACTTTTACACCCTCTACTTCAGCACCGACTGCTTTTACCTCACCGCTTAAAGGTTTTTCTTTTGCGTTATCAGGTATAATAATGCCCGAAGCTGTGGTCTTTGTCTCCTCTACGCGTTCGACTAGAACACGCTTGCCTAATGGTTGAAAATTCATTGTTCATCCTTTTAGTTTAATTGTCTTTTTTAGCACTCTTTATTTTTGAGTGATGAAATCCTAGCATTTTTTTCTAAAAAAGTCAATGAATTTATAGCAAATTTAATTAAATCTTTAGTCTATTTGACTAAAGTTTCGTGATATATAAAACTAATATAAGGGAATTTTATGAAAAAAGTAGCCTATATAATTTTCGCACTCGTGCTGACAATAGCTTGCATCTTTGGCTTTATCTTTAGCCCATTTGGGAGTACATTTATCGCTGGCAAGATCGAAAAAGAGGCACTCGCTCGTGGTATTGATGTCAAATTTAAAGATTTTAGCCTGGGGGTTAGCACCTTAAATTTAGAAGCGACCGTGATGAATGCCATAAATTTAAAAGCAAATGGCGACCTCTCCTTGCTTGCTCAAAGCATGAATTTAAACATAGATATAAATGCCGACAAGGCAAAGGCTAGCGAGCTTGGGTTAAAAAGAGATGTAGCGCTTAAAGCAAACGTGGCTGGTAAATTTAGCGACTTCAAACTAGTAGCAACTGGCACGGCGCTTGGCTCAAATATAAATTTAAACGCAAATTTAAAAGACTACCTGCCAAAAGCCTTAAATCTTGACGCTAAAAATATCGAACTTTCTGAGATATCAGCCCTTGCGCAAAAGCCAAATTTAGCTAGCGGCAAGCTTGATCTAACGAGCAACATGCAAGGGGTTGATGAGAAAAATGAGCCCATCATTAACGCTCAAATTTTAGCAAGTAATGGCGTAATAAACAAAGAAATTCTTAAAAACGAATTTGGGCTAAATTTGGCAAAAGATATAAGCTTTAAAGGCGGCATAAATGCTAAATTTGCAAATGAAAAAGTAGTGGCAAAAACCCTTATCATTGCGCCTGAAGCCACTTTAAAAGCAAATGAGACGACTTATGATCTAGCTAGCAAAAATTTAAAGAGCGATTTTTCGCTAAATGTGCCTGATCTTGCCCTTTTTGGCAAGCTCTTGGGCGAGCAGCTAAATGGCGCAGTGGACGCAAACGGCGAAATTTTAATGCAAGAAAATGCTCTTAAAAATCTAAAAACTGAGATAAACGGCCTTGGCGGCAAGATAAATGCAAATTTTGATAGTAAAAATTTAGTCCTAAATGCAGCAAATATCAAGCTAAAAGAGCTTCTAGCACTTGCCTTGCAGCCTAGCTACGCAGACGGGCAGATAAATTTAAACGCAAATTTTAGCGGCTTTGACGAGCTAAAAAAGCTTGCTGGAGAGGCTAAATTTGATATAAAAAACGGCCTTATAAACAAAGATCTTGCAAAGCTTAAAAATGCGGCTAAATTTGAGCTAAAAGGCGGCGCTACCGCAAAAGGTGAGCTTGTAAATTTTGACGCAAACGTGCTTAGCGACCTTGGCGAGCTAAAGGATATAAAGGGTATTTATGACCTAAAAAACAGCCAAATTTTTAGCAAATTTGCCCTGCTCATTAGCGACCCTGAGAAATTTAAAGCGGTTAGTGGCTTTGAGGTGAGCTCAAAAATGGCGCTTGCGGGCGATATAAAGGTCAAAGAAAGCAAAATAGATGAGCTAAATTTAGGCGGCGATGCCTTTGCTGGCAAGCTAAACGCCACCATAAAAAATGAAAATCTTGATCTTAGCCTAAAAGAGGCGCAGTTGGGAGATATCTTGGCACTTAGCGGCAACGACAGACTGGCAAATGCCAAGGCAAATGTCCAGGCAAAGGGGCAAAATATCTTTAGTAAAAGTCCAAGCATCGCCGCAACGATCGCTTTAAACGAGGGCAAATTTAACGCCGCAGTGCTTAGCAGAATGCTTGATAAAAAATTCCCACAAAACGAGAAATTTAGCTCAAATTTGAGCCTAGACTACAAAGGCGAAGTAGCGAAATTTAGTGGCGACTTTCTTAGCTCGCTAGCTGATATAAAGGGCATAGATGGCAGCTTTGACGTGGGCAAAAACACGCTAAGTTTAAAGCTTCAAGCGGTGGTTTCAGAGCTAAATAAGCTTGCATTTTTAGCTGGCCGCGAGCTTCACGGTAAATTTGCAGCGCTCATTACCGCAAATGGCAAAGTAGATGATCTAAGCGTAAAAGCCACTTCAGACGATCTCTTTAAAGGCAAGCTCGAGGCAACCTACAAAGGCGGCGCGCTTGATGTGATGCTAAAAAATTTCGATATCAAAGGACTAACGCAGACCCTAGCACTTGATCATCTCTATGATGGCAACGGCGATGCGAAATTTGACTATGAGACAAAGCAAAGGCTGGGTAAATTTGACATCTTGCTAAAAGAGGGTCACCTAGCCAGCACAAATCTCACAAACAACATAAAAATATTCACCGGCAAGGACATCACAAAAGAAATTTACAAAGACGGCAAAATTTACGGCGACATAAAGGGCGACAACGTCGTTTTTAACGTAAATTTAAGCTCACCAAAGAGCGACATAAATGTCTCAAAAGGCACTTATAATACTGCCACGAAAATGCTAAACGCGCCACTTGTTTGCAGACTCGAAAAGACCGACCTAAACGTGAAAATTTCAGGCACGACAGATAACCTAAAATACGACGTCGGCTCGCAATATTTAGAAAACAAAGTCAAAAAAGAGATAGGTAGATTTTTAGATAAAAAGTTAGGCGGCAAAGATAGCAACTCAAGCAGCGACAAGCAAAATTTAAAGGGGCTTTTAAAAGGGTTATTTTAGATGAAAAAGGCGGAAAATTTAAAGTATCTAATGGGGCTTGGGCACTTTTGCAGCGACATAAACCAAAGTGCTCTTGGCGCAATGCTGCCATTTTTCATCGCGAGCTACCACTACGACTACGCCACGGCCGCCTCGCTCGTGACCGCCACAAATTTAGCAAGCTCGCTCATCCAGCCACTAATCGGCCGCCTAAGCGACAAAAGGGAGCTTCCATACGTCATCCCGCTTGGGCTGCTGTTAGCTGGCGGAGGCATGAGCCTAACTGGCTTTGTCACAAACTACTACCTCATCTTAGTTTGTGTGATGATAAGCGGTATCGGCGCCGCGCTTTTTCACCCAAGTGCTGCAAGGATCGTAAACTACGCCTCAAACGCCAAAAATAGAGCCAAAAGCATAAGCATATTTTCATTTGGTGGCAACCTTGGCTTTGCGGTTGGACCTATTTTGGTTGCTGTTTTTGTGGGAAATTTTGGTCTAAAAGGGACGCTGGTCTTCATCATACCTCAAATTTTTCTGACACTTTTGTACCTTAAAAAGGGCAAATTTATAAAAGCACTAGAGGGCAATCACAAAAAGCAAATTTTGCAAAAAACGATCGCTCTAAAAGACGATCTGGGCGCATTTTTGAGGCTTTGCGTCTGTATATTTTCACGCTCCATCGTAGCCTTTGGTTTTACAGCATTTTTTAGCATATATCTCATCAAAATTTTTGGCATCAGCAAAGAGGTGGCAAATGTAAATTTAAGCCTCTTTTTCGCCGCAGGTGCGATCTCTACACTATTTGGCGGAGCGCTAGCAGATAGGTACGGTCTAGTTAGACTCATTAAAATAAGCCTAAGCGTCGCTGCGCCGCTAGTCGTGCTAATGCTCTTTATCGACAGCTACGCGCTATTTCTCGCGGCCTCGATCTGCGTAAGTGCTTGCATCAGCCTATCTTTTAGCCCTTCAATCGCCCTTGCACAGCTTTATTTGCCAAACCAGATAGGCCTAGCCTCAGGCGTAACGCTTGGCCTTAGCATCACAATCGGCGGCATATTTGCGACGGTCATCGGCAAGATCGCTGATATATTTAGCCTGACGCACTCATTTTATTTTATAGCCGTAGTCTCGATCATTAGTGCAGCTTCGAGCTACTTTTTAAAGCCGGTTGCACGATAAATAAATACTAAATTAATATAAATTAACCTGATTTAAAAAATATTTAAATATTTTTTAAATCAATTACAATAAAATAACTAATTTAATTTAAGGAACAAATTTGGAACAGTTACAACAAGAAAAAAAATATATGTTAAAAAGCGCCAGAGAGTTGGGGCTTATATCTTGTATCATGGCGATATTTAAGTATCTAGTTTTCGTTTCAGGACTTTACAAAACCCTTGATCGCGATTTCAGTCTTATCCTCAAAGCATGCTGCGACTCTATCAGTTGGATACTTTTATTTTTTGCTATTTCATTGATATGCTCTGTTTATAATTCCTCAAAACTAAGAACATATTTTAAAATTTTTACTATTTTCATTTTGATATATGTCATTTTAACTTTTTTGACTTTTAAAATTGTCATGTATCTGGGAGAAAGAAATTTTAACTATAATGATTTTATCTTTACGATATTGAATTATTTTTATAGCAACGAAGAGATTATGTATAATCATGACCTATTTAAACAGCTACTCATTTATCGTAGTTATTTATTGAGAGTATTATTCGTAACAGCATCACTATTTTTATTTATATCTATCGCAAAATTAACAAAAATAATAAAAGAAAAAATGTTTTGGGCTTATGCATTATTTGGTGCATTTCATATAGCAAGCTACTTTATTAAAATTGATCACAAAATTTATGATTATATTGATATTGGAGCTTTCTTTATTGCTTTAATCGCATGGTGGCGACTAAAGATACAGGCAAGTAGTGACGAAATTCAAGTAATTAGCGAAAATGGGATTTTAAATGTGACTACTATCAAATCTTCAAGCCAATTAGCCGCGAAAGCCTGCTTAGTTGGCCTTATCGCAATATTTTTTTACTATATATTTTTTGAATATTTGTTAGCACATCAAGAAAGAATGTCACTTCGACCAATAATATTTATAAAGCCTCTTGTTTATGTGGTAGTATTAGCGGTTATTTACTCTGCCGTTAAGCAGATAGCACATACGTTAAATGAGATAAGACTACATACAAATTTCTTATTTTTCTCTATCCTTTTTGTGATATTTACAATAGCAAAAGCAACAACTGACTACATGTATATATATGCTTACGATTATAATTTTTTAAATATCTTTGGTACACACAATGCCTCAATTAAATCTTTAGTTTCTAGTGCCAATACAATCTTATACATTGGAGTATTTGCTCATTTGTTAGCTATAGTATTTTTATTTTTATTTACAACAAGATTAGTGAGCGCAACTAAAAGTAGGCTATTTTGGATAAATTTTATATTGTTTGTGGTAAGTTCAGTCATACTTTTAGCACTACTATTTCCGGGTAAGCCAGACTTTATAGGCCTTTTAACCAAAAACATAGACCTTTTTAATATAGCAGAGTTTTTCTTTTTACTAATTGCTTGGTATAGCGTGAAAAAAGACACAAGAGAACAGGATAGATCATAAAACGGCATTTGGCGATAAATTTATAGTTTAAACAGCTAAAGACAAGATGATTTTTGTCTTTAGCTTCGCTATGAGGAGACGAGGCGAAATTTTACGATACAAAGGAGCATACATGTAGTATGTGACTGAAGTAGAGTGAAATTTCAACGACGTATAGCAGAAAAAGACAAAATCGCCTTAAAGCTTTCTTATCTTTGCTATTTCGTCGCGTAATGCCGCCGCCTTCTCAAACTCGAGCTGCGCCGCCGCTTCAAGCATCTGCTTTCTTAGTTCTTTTACTATCGCAGCTCGCTCACTAGCTGGCATCTTCTCTAAATTTTTACCACGCTTATAAATTTCACCATCATCTTCGACGTGCAAGCTCTCTTCGATATTTCTGCTGGCAGAGTGCGGCGTTATACCATGAGCTTTGTTGTATTCATCTTGAAATTTACGCCTCGCAGTCGTCGTATCGATCGCCTCTTTCATTGATTTTGTTATCTTTTTAGCAAACATTAGCACCTTGCCATTTACATTTCTAGCTGCACGCCCCATCGTCTGTATAAGGCTCGTTGTCGAGCGCAAAAAGCCCTCTTTATCGGCGTCCATTATGGCTATTAGACTCACTTCAGGCAGGTCAAGCCCCTCACGGAGCAAATTTATACCTATTAGCATGTCAAATTCCCCGCTTCTAAGCCCTCTAATGATCTCATTTCGCTCGATCGCGTCGATGTCTGAGTGCATATACTTGACCTTGACGCCAAGCTCTATGTAGTAGCGGCTTAGCTCCTCGGCCATCTTTTTAGTTAGCACCGTAACTAGCACGCGCTCATTTCTAGCGATGACCGCCTTTGCCTCGTCAAATAGCGCCTCGACTTGATTGTCACTATCTTTTATCTCGATGAGCGGATCTAGTAGCCCAGTAGGACGCAAAATTTGCTCATATACATGCCCCTGGCTGATACCAAGCTCGTACTCGTTTGGTGTGGCTGAGACAAAGAGAAATTTCGCCTTTTTGCTTATAAACTCGTCAAATTTAAGCGGCCTGTTATCAAGTGCTGAAGGCAAGCGAAATCCATACTCTACAAGCACCTCTTTACGGCTCCTATCACCTGCATACATGCCCCTAAACTGTGGCAAACTCACGTGACTCTCATCGACGATGACCAGATAATCCTCGCCACTTATCTCAAAGTAGTCAAACATCGAGTACGGCGTCTCTCCAGCCTTTTGACCGGTCAGATGTCGCGCGTAGTTTTCGATACCTTTACACATACCAGTGCTTGCCATCATCTCGAGATCAAATTCAACTCTCTGCTTTAGCCTCTGAGCCTCGACTAGCTTACCCTGCTCGCTAAACTCTTTTAAGCGCACATCAAGCTCCTCTTCGATCTCCTTCATAGCGATCTTTAGCCTATCAGCGCCCACGATGAACTGGCTGGTGGCATAAAGCGTAAATTTAGAAATGTCTTTGAGTCTCTTGTTATCAAGCACGTCAAAATGATACATCGCATCTATCTCATCGCCAAAAAACTCAACTCTTAGGGCTTCGTCGTTGTAATAAGCCGGATAAATGTCCACCACATCGCCATTTACACGAAAATCACCCCTGTCAAAGTAGTTGTCATTACGCTTGTAGCCCATATCCACAAGCTGCTCTAAAAGCTTTCTTTGGCTTATTTTCTCCCCTACGCTAAGATAGGCTACCATCCCTTTATACTCGCTTGGATTGCCAAGGCCGTAGTTTGCGGAGACTGAGGCCACGCAGATGACGTCATCAAAGCTTAGCAAACTAGCCGTCGCAGAAAGACGCAGGCGCTCAAGCTCCTCATTTACCGAGCTATCCTTTTCTATATATAGGTCGCTTCTTGGGATGTAGGCCTCTGGCTGGTAGTAGTCGTAGTAGCTTATGAAGTACTCCACATGGTTTTTTGGAAAAAAACCTTTAAATTCACTATATAGCTGCGCGGCGAGGGATTTGTTATGCGTCATGATAAGTGTTGGCATATTTAGCTCACGTATGACGTTTGCCATGGTAAAGGTCTTGCCGGACCCTGTCACGCCTAAAAGTGTTTGGTATTTATTGCCTGAATTTATGCTTTTTACTATCTCTTTTATCGCTCTTGCTTGGTCGCTGCTTGGGCTAAATTTAGATGAAATTTCAAATTTACTCATTGATTGCCTTTAAATTTGGGCGAATTTTATAGCAAAGATAGTGCTTTGTCAAATGAGAATTTTAATAAGAATTTAGCCTCTGCGTGTTAGAATACGAGCCTAATTATTATTTTAAAGGAACTTTTATGTTTGAAGATAATGCGATCTTAACCACACTAAGCGATAAAGTAAATGACCTGATTACAAAATATGACGAACTTTGCAAAACGAACGAAGAGTTACGCAACGAGATCGTAACTTTAAAAGCACAAAATGAGGCAAAAAGTAATCAAATCATGCGTTTAGAAGAGGATCTTGACAAGAAAAATACCGAAGCTGACGATGTAATGAGAAAAATCGAAGCTGTCCTTGGCAGATAAGCTTGGCTAAAATATGAAAAAAATAACGCTCACGATATCATCTCGCGACTACACGATCACGCTTGATGATGATTTTGCTAAATTCTTTGAAGATGACTGGCAAAATTTAATGGGCGGACGCCAATTTATCGAGCCAAAAGAGCTTTTAAATGCCTTTATAGAAAAATGTTATGAAAATTATGCTGTGATAAAGGCAGTAAAAAATTTAACTGGCAACGTTGATGAGATATTAAAGCGAGAATAGAGATGAAAAGACGAGCTTACACCTTGCTTGAGCTGATATTTATAGTAGTTATACTAGGTATTTTAAGCACAGTCGCTATACCTAGGCTATTTTTTTCTAGAAGTGATGCTACCATCTCAAATGCCAAAACTCAACTTGCCGCTATAAGAAGTGGAATTTCACTAAAATACAATGACAATATTTTGCAAGCAAAGCCAGAATTTCCACAAAAACTAGATGATGGCGATCCAAACAAACTCTTTAAAAATGTTATAAATATACCGATAAAAGATAGCGGTAGCAAAAATGGCTGGCACAGAATAAACGATGACAAATATACATTTAGACTAGATGGCAAAGTAGCAAATTTCAAATACGATAAAAATACTGGCGATTTTGGTTGCAGCGATGAAAATGAAATTTGCAAATCACTTCAGTAATGCATTATTATATACTCGCATTTTATGGGCTAAATTTAGCCCCACTCACTTATGAAAGCGATCAAAAACTAGAAAAATTTCAAGGCGTAAAGGCTTCTTTAAAAGGCAAAATTCTTACTGCTTTTATCGTAAAAGAGACTGGCAAACCAGAGTTTAAAACAAGTAAAATTTTAGAAATTCTACCGATTAATCTAACTTCAATGCAAAGCGAATTGGCAATATTTATCTCAAAATATTACACATGCGAGCTTGGCGTCAGCCTAAATTTATTTGAACCAAATAACACTATTGCAGTAGATAAATTTTATGAAAATCAAAATTTTAATGTGGCACCCAAACTAAGCGAAAAACAGCAAGAGGCTTTGGATTTTATAAATAAACGTAAAATTTCACTCATCTTTGGCGACACTGGAAGCGGAAAAAGCGAAATTTACATAGCAAAGATCAGAGAAATTTTAAATGCAGGTACTCAGGCGCTATTTTTAATGCCCGAAATTTCACTCACGCCACAAATGCAAAAACGCCTTGAGAACTTCTTTGGCGAGGCAGTAGCAGTCTGGCACTCAAAGATCACGTCAAAGAAAAAAGAGCAAATTTTAAAAGATATAAAAAGTGGGAAAGTTAGACTCGTTGCAGGTGCGAGGTCGGCTTTATTTTTACCACTTGAGAGGCTAAAACTTATCATCATCGACGAAGAACACGACGATAGCTACAAAAATACAGGCTCAAAGCCCCACTACAATGCAAGAGACCTTGCCCTCTTTCTAACTAGCAAATTTGACCTACAAGTGGTGCTTGGAAGTGCCACGCCAAGCCTTACTAGCTTTTACAAGCAGGAGCACTTTCGCTTAAAAGGGACATATTTTGATTCGCAAAAAAATTACATTTTCGATGAGAGCGAGACTGGAATTAGTGAAATTTTAAAAGATGAAATTTCAAAGACACTCGCGAATAAAAAACAAGCTGTCATCTGCCTGCCAACAAGGGCAAATTTTAAATATCTAGTCTGCAAAAACTGCGGTGAAACGTTAAAGTGCCCATTTTGCAGTATCGGTATGAGCTATTACAAAAAACAAAACGTGCTAAAGTGTCAATACTGTGAGCATAAAATGGCAGTGTCTAAAACTTGCCACCAGTGCGGCAGCGAGATGATAGAGGCCAAAAAGATCGGTACGAGCGAACTTTTAGAGCGACTGCAAGCCGAATTTGCTAATGCCAGAATCGCTAAATTTGACAGGGATGAGATAACGACGCAAAACAAGCTTGTAAAGGCCTTAAAAGAATTTAACGACGGCAAGATAGACATCCTGCTAGGCACGCAGATGCTAAGCAAAGGGCACGACTATCACAACGTCGAGCTTGCTGTTATTATGGGCTTTGATGAGCTTTTAAACTTTCCTGATTACAGAGCCAGAGAAAGAACTCTTGCCCTTGCTATGCAAGTAGCTGGCAGAGCCGGTAGAAACGGAGTTGGTAGAGTCATCATCCAAAGTAAACAAAGAGAATTTTTTGAAGGCTTCATTAGCGACTACGACGCATTTTTAAAAGAAGAGATTGGCTACCGAGAGGGGCTATATCCACCATTTACTAGGCTTCTTCGCATTATCATCTCACATAAAGATGAACACATAGTAAAAAATATATTGAATGAATTTGTGCAAAGAATAGAATCTTTAAGAAGCGATGAG
This is a stretch of genomic DNA from Campylobacter concisus. It encodes these proteins:
- the uvrB gene encoding excinuclease ABC subunit UvrB — its product is MSKFEISSKFSPSSDQARAIKEIVKSINSGNKYQTLLGVTGSGKTFTMANVIRELNMPTLIMTHNKSLAAQLYSEFKGFFPKNHVEYFISYYDYYQPEAYIPRSDLYIEKDSSVNEELERLRLSATASLLSFDDVICVASVSANYGLGNPSEYKGMVAYLSVGEKISQRKLLEQLVDMGYKRNDNYFDRGDFRVNGDVVDIYPAYYNDEALRVEFFGDEIDAMYHFDVLDNKRLKDISKFTLYATSQFIVGADRLKIAMKEIEEELDVRLKEFSEQGKLVEAQRLKQRVEFDLEMMASTGMCKGIENYARHLTGQKAGETPYSMFDYFEISGEDYLVIVDESHVSLPQFRGMYAGDRSRKEVLVEYGFRLPSALDNRPLKFDEFISKKAKFLFVSATPNEYELGISQGHVYEQILRPTGLLDPLIEIKDSDNQVEALFDEAKAVIARNERVLVTVLTKKMAEELSRYYIELGVKVKYMHSDIDAIERNEIIRGLRSGEFDMLIGINLLREGLDLPEVSLIAIMDADKEGFLRSTTSLIQTMGRAARNVNGKVLMFAKKITKSMKEAIDTTTARRKFQDEYNKAHGITPHSASRNIEESLHVEDDGEIYKRGKNLEKMPASERAAIVKELRKQMLEAAAQLEFEKAAALRDEIAKIRKL
- a CDS encoding cell division protein ZapB — its product is MFEDNAILTTLSDKVNDLITKYDELCKTNEELRNEIVTLKAQNEAKSNQIMRLEEDLDKKNTEADDVMRKIEAVLGR
- a CDS encoding type II secretion system protein, which gives rise to MKRRAYTLLELIFIVVILGILSTVAIPRLFFSRSDATISNAKTQLAAIRSGISLKYNDNILQAKPEFPQKLDDGDPNKLFKNVINIPIKDSGSKNGWHRINDDKYTFRLDGKVANFKYDKNTGDFGCSDENEICKSLQ
- a CDS encoding primosomal protein N' translates to MHYYILAFYGLNLAPLTYESDQKLEKFQGVKASLKGKILTAFIVKETGKPEFKTSKILEILPINLTSMQSELAIFISKYYTCELGVSLNLFEPNNTIAVDKFYENQNFNVAPKLSEKQQEALDFINKRKISLIFGDTGSGKSEIYIAKIREILNAGTQALFLMPEISLTPQMQKRLENFFGEAVAVWHSKITSKKKEQILKDIKSGKVRLVAGARSALFLPLERLKLIIIDEEHDDSYKNTGSKPHYNARDLALFLTSKFDLQVVLGSATPSLTSFYKQEHFRLKGTYFDSQKNYIFDESETGISEILKDEISKTLANKKQAVICLPTRANFKYLVCKNCGETLKCPFCSIGMSYYKKQNVLKCQYCEHKMAVSKTCHQCGSEMIEAKKIGTSELLERLQAEFANARIAKFDRDEITTQNKLVKALKEFNDGKIDILLGTQMLSKGHDYHNVELAVIMGFDELLNFPDYRARERTLALAMQVAGRAGRNGVGRVIIQSKQREFFEGFISDYDAFLKEEIGYREGLYPPFTRLLRIIISHKDEHIVKNILNEFVQRIESLRSDELEIIGYGKCQIEYLGSKFRYEILLRSNSHIPLLKAANLCKSELSDIDIDPVNFS